DNA sequence from the Lachancea thermotolerans CBS 6340 chromosome H complete sequence genome:
TTTCAAAATCCTAGGCCGCCGATTATGTATATTTTTCCTCGTACTATTTCAACTTACAAATAAATTTTCGGTAAAAGTTGTTCTCAGACATTTTCGTATTTAGTGCTACCTTCAAGTTTATCATCAACTTACCCCGCTATTCGCGAGCTTCGATATAAATTTCCTCTCAGTTTAATATTGTTATAATGTGTACTCTTTATCGAAGTACTTGCCCTCTAAGCGGTTTTTGCTCCTTTAGCCAAAATGACCCAGTGTCAGCAATCAAGGTCAATTGTTACAATTTTTGTCCTTTTTTAATAAGCACAATAGCTGACTACATGAGTGCAAATAGAGGCTCTGTGCCTTAGCTTCATTCGAAGGATGAAAACTACTTTTGGTGCAAATCATATCTTGATGACGATACTAGAAAAAAGCCTTTGATTGAAGGCGATGGGTCAGAGCCTTCAAGAATGGGGTTTTTCATGAGACAATTAGGACACACCTTGTAGTATTGACATGGCCATTGCCTTCCCAGGCAGCAAACGCTACTGAAAACGCCTATCTTGCTTCAAGATGATGAACTGGGGCGGAAGCATACCACCTCTTAGTTGAGTCATATCAACTATACGTACCTCTTCTCGCCGTCAAACTGTAGTTATGACGATTTAAACCCTAGCCAAGCGGCGCAGAAAGCCGAAACGAATCAGTCACATAAATAACCCGGTGGACACTTCACTCTCcaccaagttcttgttctATTCAATATCCTCTGATTTTTAATCGGGGATGTTCTTCGAGTCGTTTCTAATAACTTCAAATCAGTAGTGAAAAATCCATCCCTTTAAAAGCATCACTAATTTAGTTGTCTCAAccgaaagaaaaaaaacatgTTCAGGGACAGAACCAATCTCTTCCTATCCTATCGCCGAACTTTCCCGCGTAATCGATATAACAATTCGGACGCTTTAACGAGCTTTGATCTCGAGGAAAATGGGGTCGAAGAGTCCTATCCGATGATCGACTCGAAAAAGGACGTGCCAACATTGTCAGGTCAGTTCTTGAATCTCACGCAGGAAGTCGACAGAAACTTGGATGAAGCTGGAACAAAAATGCTTCAGCTAACCAAGCTGTACCGCAAAAATGCGCTACCAGGGTTCGAAGATAAAGTCTCTGACGAGCAAGAGATCGAGGAGCATAGCTACCAAATAATAAAAATGTTTCAACAGAGTTACGCTATCATAAAATCTCTCCAGTCGATACAAACTGCTCAAACTTTTAGAGGGCAGAGCCTGAGGAAGGGAGATTTGGTCGTAGTGGATAACTTGCAAAAGCACTACGCAAGCAAGATACAATCAAGTTCAAATAAGTTCAGGATGTTGCAGAATAACTACTTGAAGTTTCTGAACAAAGACGACTTCAAGCCTTTGCCTCGAGCATCAACAGACGGCGACGCACTACTTGTTctagaggaagaagaaacaaatgCCGCGACACAACAGGAAATAGACTCATACTCGCGACAGACTTTGCAAAGGCAAACGCAGAGACAGAGCCAGGGACAGAGTACACAATTCCTACAACGCGAGGAGGAAATTACGCAGCTTGCTCGTGGTGTCCTCGAGGTGAGTACTATCTTCCGTGAAATGCAAAACCTTGTTATTGATCAGGGCACAATAATAGACCGAATCGATTACAATTTAGAAAACACCGTGCTTGAACTTAAGGGGGCGCAAAGAGAGCTCGACCGTGCCACTGTGTACCAGAGCAGGACTCAAAAGTGCAAAGTAATATTACTTCTCTCTCTTGTCGTGATAACTCTATTCTTCTTTGTGATGCTAAAACCTCATCACCACAGCGAAAGCAGTAAGAAAGACCCCCCTCAACCAAAACAGAATTCATCACAAGGCGAAGGCAAAGGTGAAATTTCTGACGGAGATAccaagccaaaaaaaaggtAGGTCTCTTATAGTGCTCAATTGAAAGCTGCTAAGATCACAACTTATTACAAAGTCTGTATAATATACACTCAAACTAATCCAGCTAGTTTCTGTTTGCTTTTTTCTACATCATTCCAGAGTAAGGACCGTCTCGAGACATTGATGCGGGCGGCATGTTTTGTCTTGGAAGGCGTTTCTTATAGGCTGGTCTGTAGTGTGTAGAAGATACCGAATGAGATGGTGGGGCGTAATTCTGGCGTTGCGCTCTTTTTGCACCCAGCCCCCCAGAGGGGACTCCAGGAATCATAAAGTCGGGGTTTGTCGTAAGCACCGCTTCAGAGGCTGTTGGCGCATTACTTGGGCGGTACCCTTGTTGAGGGGCCACATAACCTCTAGGAACAGGCTGTTGAGGTTGATACATGTGCGGAACCCTTTGTGGGGCAACCATCCTTGGATGATTCATGGGAGCTCTTTGGTGATCGAGAGGAACAAGTGGACGAACCTGGGCACCACCCAGGGGAACTGATGGATAGTTGATTGTCCTGGGAACATGCGTCTTCATGGGCTGTGGTGGGTAATTTGTGCTTTTAACACCGTTGCTTAAGGGCATGTAGTTAGGATTGATACCTCGCTGCGATACAGAAGTGAAGTCAGAGTCGTCATCCTTGATCccgtcatcttcatctaGGTACGGGCGCTCACTAGGGTCAATTGTTTGTTGCTTAATGAActcctcatcatcttcgtcAATTGCGTTATCGATGATGTGCTGTAGCACGTCTTTGCTGGACTTGTCTTTTTTAGCATCAGCATCAACATTCAAAGCTGAGGAAGGCTGCAAATCTGCCGTGTTCAGAGTGTCTTGACGTGATGCACGGTGGTCTCTTTCGGAGTAAAAGGAGGAAGTGCTAGACGGGTCGCGATAGCCGTTCATGGCAGCTGCGGCAGGGGCGCTCATCTCTATCGAGGCGTGATCGTCCCTTTGGGAGCCAGCTATAGCCGAGTAAGGCAAGGTTTCTTTAGTGTTGTTCTCAAACGAAAAGTCGTTCTCGGCGTCTTCGGTAACCGGCTTCATGATTTTGGCAGTTCCATAGGCGGTCTTCAACACTGGGTTTGACAAGGGCTTGTCGTTCAGCAGTTTTTCCCGATCTGACCGAGAGTCTGTGGTACCTGAGTTCAGAGTGGTTGAAGTAGCTATTTCTGGACCTTTGTAGAAGTCAGGGTAGGCTGGTTTTTCGAGTGCactcttctttgaactgTTATAGAACACGTCTTCTTCGTAAAGGTCTTTTGAGGGAGGCTGATCAAGCGACGTTAATCCTTGACGGTCCGTATAATCACTTTCGGCGTCACTATCTTGATTTTTCGAAGGAGCTAATGAATATGACAAAAAGATGAGAGGTATGCAAACTAGATTGatagcagcagcaggaaTCAGAAGCCATCCACACCAAGTAATGTTGGGAtagaagagaagaaagacgaCAATGCACATTAGCGCCGACCCAGCAAAAGCGATAACTGACAGAAGCAAGTTGATCACAAAAGCGGCCCCACTAGTACCAATAGCCCCAAAAAGCGATACAAAGCTGCCAagcattgaaaagaaagaaaGCCCAGCCGCAACGGGCATTATAATCAGAATCTTACCTAACGCTTCGCGTGCCGTAGTTCCCATTTTCCAAGACTCAGAAGTAGCCAGTTGCTCTGGATGGTAGCTTGCACTCGCAGAAGTGCAGCTACCTTGCTCGCAATAGCCGAAAGTGCCGAAAACAATTCCATCGGCCTTGGACAGTCCTATTTGCTTGAACACAGGCGCTGTTACACAGCAAATGATTAAAAACGCCATGGACACAAACTGCGCCACTGTTATCGCGCTGGATACGCcaacattcaaaaacttggccATAATTCGCAGCTGCTTGTAGATTATAATCTTGTTAGAAACTCAAGGTTGGTTCTGCAAGAGAGCAAACGTTCCGTAACTTCTATTAGAGCAGATCCTCTTGACTGCTAAGATTGTAAGAAGAAGTTTCTGGCGATGATTTCCTAATATCAATCAACTTTTCTCCCAGCCGCACGCGTTTTGATTTGAAACGTCTTATCTCGATGTGGAATGGACACCACGCTCGCGATGATACGGTTCGAGGCGTTGCAAGTAACTATATACGTCGTGTCTTTGCCCAAAAATAGCACACATATCCGGGTAATAAGGGTTGTGGCATCTCTTTGACGACGCACTCTGCACGGAGGCCAAACACCCGTAAGCGGGCCAACGTGCGCATTCAGGTATTTTGACATCGCTTATATGTGTTTCACGCGCCTTTGTGTCACTTCCTTGTTGGGACGACGATTTGCTCGTGGAGACCGGCGCTGCGTGAATTTTCCCTTTTGTTTCCCGGACaacctttttttcttgagcgGCTACCTGAATGTAAAAGCCGCGGCCAGCAAACGAAGAACGCTGAAGCCATTTATGAAGAACACGGGCTTTTTTCGGGCCATGGGTTCCGGCTTTCCGTAAAATTGTACCAACTAAGCGCCATGAATCAGAGAGCGAACTTCGGAAGTAAACAGCGCTGGTAAGACTTAGAATGAATGCCTAGCCGGAACAGTTTCTTTAATTGTAGTATTTTCGTGAAACGAAGTGTGACGCGGAATGCGCTGGGCGTGCAAAAACACGACTTCATGTGGAGTCTTATAGCAACTTCCGAGTGCCCACACGGACAGGCTTTaaacaagcttcttgagcaaaaaCTCTCGCAAGCTTAGAACTGAGTTTCTTCGGATACCATATACGGCCATAATTTGGCGCGTCTGCGTCCGAATGATTAAACGAATTTGGCCACATCTGTATATTGATGGTTAAGTGGAAAACCTAAGACAATGTGTAGGCGTGGAGGCTGATTAGAATCAGCTTTCTCGATTATTATATCCGTGACCTCTGTCAAGCTGGTGAAATCACCGAGATAACATCGCAGCGCTAACGCTGGTGATAGCAGGGGGGTAGAGACGGAAAATGAAAGGGAAAAAACTAACCTTCCGCCACTTTTAAGCTACTCATCAAGCGTTTGGCTTGCTACATTATTCTTTTGGGCGCtccttttttgacaagcCGTTTTCATAGCTTACCGAAAGAATTTCTGCTTGGGTTTGATGTTCGCAGTTGCTATTCCACGACCAGGGTGAAAAGCTGGTGTGCAGCGCTTGCCGGCATTACCGCTGGGGCGTGTACCGGGTTGGTACAGTACAAGTTGGCACATGCTGGATGTCTACGCAATGACTAGTTTGTTTCGTCCAATGGTCCAATGAACTTGTGAGGATGAATTTCggaaaaatcaaaaaaaaacatgTTTAAAATACCTATCGTCGGTAGGAATACACGTCAAGTATTTAGCAGAGGGAGTAGTCATACAAATGGGATCTCAACCCTCCAAGCCTGCGGAAACCAAGGTCTTTACCCCAAAGACTCAAGTCGATTTCACTAGCACGCTACTTGCTCAGCTCGAACAGTCTACGGAAGGCGATTTTTCCCGACAACAATTAGCGAACAAATATTTAGAACAAAGAGTATCTGAGAAGCTTGCTCAACTCGAAGAAGAgactctgaagaaatttgaagacaagCTCAACACTTCCCTGCTAGCAGACAATGGGAACTCCGACTCTGAGCTCTCTTCCAAAGGATTGAGTGAGAAAGTTGCCTCACTCAACAGCCATTTGGCAAAACTGAAGGAAGCACAGTCTGCTAGAAGCTCAGACGAGACGCTGAAAAGTTCTAAGGAAGCGCTCAGCAAATGCCTCAGGGATAATGAGGGGAAGCCCCTAAACTGCTTTGAGGAGGTgcaaaatttcaagaaggttgCTCTTCAACAGTAGAGAAACCAACGCCTTGAGAATAGAGGCAGTGGAAATGCTATGCCATACCAAGGCCTAGAAGTCATGCCGAATACGCTAGTAATCGGGCAACCATCTGTATATTCAAGCTACATTTAACAAAATATGAATAATGTACAAAAATAAAGCGCAATGATGTATACTATGTGCAATAACTACAACCCAAGCCCTTTGTAGATGAGGATTAGAGCGCTGTCGCTTTCGCCGCCGCCAGCCAAAGACTCAATTTTTTCCTTCTCGATGACAGAAACTTTATCATCATTGAATCTATACCACTTGTTTTCGTCTGCCTCATCACGAATAAACGACTGGTAATGCCCGCTCTCGGAGTTCGCTCCCTGGTGTGTAATCACTCCGATAAGGTTGTAGACGCAAGAGGGGTTCTCGCCAGGAGAGAGATCCGAAGGGAACCTCTTCTTGTATTCCTGGAGCCACCTTTCTCTCGTACTCTCTTCCAGGGCTTTTTCTGTCTCTGCGATCTCTCTTGGTGTCATGGAAGCTTCGCTGTCGCCACTAACTGGCCCTCCATTAGTCTTCCGCTTTTTAAGCTCACGCTCATCCTCAatcttttccttttcaacttcacGAAGATCATCTCTCAccttgatttttttttgtgcATACTCACTTGTCAGCAAATCGCTGACATCGagttgaaaaggaaaaacAACTTTACGCAAGATCTTAGACTTCTTGCCAGTGGacttcttccaaaaaaaccTCACATACTGTACAGTTAGAAACTCTGGCAGCTTtgtgatttttttttgcacGCTGAAAACAGAGTTGACGCCTGTAATGGAAGACCTTTTTTCGATACTTTCGTTTAACGACTCCTGAAGTCCGTTCTTCATAAAATTTGTAGTTCCAGAAATGTGGCATTGCAGTTTCATGTCATGATCGTCATCCTTTACTGTCACATCCTGCTCGTTAGCGTTGTCTTTGATTGTCGTTTGAAAGTTGATTTGGAACTTCTGAACTAGATTTTGCCCAAACACGACACTCAATGaatgaaaaatttgtgtGAAGAGTTCTTCGGCATCTTGTTGTTTATAAAATCCGGACTCCTGGTCGCGCTCAGCAAACTGAGGGTAGCACTTTCTTAGAGTTGCCAACAGCAGTATAGGAGTAGTAGATTCTTGAGGTCTGTCTCTaagctgctgaaaacaACGCTTCAGTTCAGCAACGAGCTGAATATGCTGTTCCCCAGAGCGGTTTTCTTTTGGTGGctgaaagttcaaaatctcttctCTGAGTGGTCTTATTTGGTACAATGCCTGTAAAGTGGAGTTCATGTAACAAGTGTTGCCAAGGTTCTTTAGCCCAACAGGTAACTGAGAAAGGTGTTGCATTTGGGCGCTTTCGTCCAAATCCTCAATGAATCTGTGTTCCTTCTGTGGTTTGCTTACGAGGTTGGCATCGGGAGTGCCTAACACCATGACTACTTGCCCAGGTTTTATTAACCCATTCAAAGGCACATCTGAGCTAAGTCCACCCTTGAGCATATACTTCTGGCGATCTTTGGGCACTTGTGTCAGCTCTTCGACTCTAAGCTGCAAGTCCGTCCCCTTCGCGCCCTGAGGCAACGAAATAGGGTAAACCTTCCCTGAGTGCTTTATACTAACTTGTTAAGCACGCGAGTTAGTATCAAAAAAGGGCCACCATGTTTGAGATAGTTAAGACATACATTCGAGACTCATGCTCATTGTTAGCTATTGTCTCTTAACTATGATAAATGTACTAGAGTGGCAAATGTATGTAAAATATGTTCGATAGCGTGTTTGATGATTGATTtagagcacgtgatattaATTGGCTATCTTAGGGTAGTGAAGACAATTTTATGAGAAGCTCGCGGGTTGCTGACGCTGCTCAAAGCTACTACTCGCACAGGTTCTCTTTTTCGTAGTAGTcgtcaatttcttcaagcgtCAGGCCCTTCGTCTCAGGGATAAAAAAGTAAACGAAGGGCACTGCAATGAACATGAAACCAGTGAAAACATAACCAAACGCGTAGCCTATCCTTGCTGTAATAATCGGGGTGCAGAGAGCGATGAAAAAGTTGGCGCCCCAGTTAAAAGCTTGTGAGAGTGCCATCGCTTGTGACTTTATTTCTAGGGTGAATATTTCGCTGACCAAGACTGGTGCGATGGCTGACCACgagcagcaaaagaagacgatgaaCAGACAGGTGAATACAATCATAATGTACCCGGAAAGTTTGTAGTTGGGATCCGAAGCATTATCGATTGTCGTAACGCCAACGGTGGAAAATGTGAACAGACAAACAAAGCAACACAGCGACCCCAGAAACAGTCCTTTTTTGCGGCCTAAGTTGTCTGCCACAAACATCGAAACATAAGTCATGGAAGCATTTATGGCACCCAAAATTATGGAAGTTTTGTAGGAGTCTTCAATCCCAACGGATTTAAACAGCTTTGTTCCATAATACAAAAAGTAGTCGATACCAGACATTTGTTGAAATGCCATAATGCACATTCCAGATAGCGTCCTCTTCAGaaacctttttgaaaacaactGCCAGAATGATGTGTTACGTTGCCGCTGTTCTTGGTAGTGGTAATTCTCTTTCAGGTACTGGAGCTCCTCGTTTATAACATCCAAAATTTGTGCCTGTTGGGAGTTTGCCATGTTTCCCTCCACCTGTTTAAGATTGATGCCTCTCAACCTTGCAAACACCTTTCTAGCATCGTCAAAGCGTCCTCTCTTGATCAGAAATCTAGGTGACTCTGGTGCACTAGCAAGCATCGGCAGTATAATAACAGAGAATACAAATCCGCCGATAAGTGGGAGACGCCACATCTTATCGTCTTTGTAATGATTTTTGGTGGCAAAGTCGACGACGTATCCTATTAAGATCCCATGGGTAATGTTTATTTGATAGAAATTGACTATAGCGCCCCGAATGCCAGGAGGCGCTATTTCAGAAAGCAACATGGGAGTAAGTACAGCATTGGCGCCGACTGTCAGCCCGGTCACCATCCTTCCAATCATGTACTGATACCACTTTCCTTGTCCAGCGCTCATTTGGATCGCCAGTCCAAGCATGTAAACCGCGCATCCGATAGCAATAGGCGCGCGCCGGCCAATGTAATCTGCCAACCGTGCGATGGTGAAGCCGCCGGTGATACACCCTATGTGGAAAGCAGATACCACGAGACCTATCAGGGCAGTGGACATATGATACTCGCCTGAAGAGGCGTCGAAGTGACCGAACCTCCGCAGCCAAGGTTGCATATTTGTGATACCTCCCACGGTTCCTGTGTCGTAgccgaaaaaaaaaccagtAAATGAAATGCCATAGCATGCTAGTATCACGTCCCAATTTTGGTCTCGCAAGCCGAGGCTTTCTCGGGTCTCTGtcttgaaactttcaaCTTTACCGACCTCCTTGCTGTTTGAGGGGATGGGCACCGAGCCTCTACGCGAGCGGCCGATCTCATAGCTCTCTTCGATTTCGCACCCTAAGTAATCACCTGCCATAATTAGTAAATGAAAAGGACGATTCAGTACCTTAACTTAGTGAGCCGCCTTTAATACCAGACGTGCTTCGGTGCTTTGGGTGTGAAGGCTTAAAAAGATGGTTGATGCGATCCTGAATCGTTTCCAAGTCTGCCATTATTCATATATCGAGAGCCTCGCGGATTTATGATTGCATCCCCTTGAATGCATGAAGATGCGGTCTCTtccttttttcttttgtttcttgcCTAAACGCGGGGACGCCGGACGTGGGGACGCGAGGttcgaagaaaacaagaaattgGGCAAGAGGTTCGCAGTCTTAGTGCGCGAGAACCTTAAAAAATGACCACAGTGAGTTGGTCAATCTCGaggctttgttgaaggcCCGGCATAGGCGTTAGCAAATGCAGATAAGTTACTTAATTCTGATAGACCCTGTTCGTATAAAATCTTCTAAACTCTTTCCTTTAACGCCCTCACGACCCCGCACATTTGAAGCTCCCGTGACTTTGTCATCACGGCATCGGACTGCACCATCGGCTGGTTAACAAGTCGAGTGATTGGTGGAATATATGACGATAATTCCTGAATATCAGTGATTGCCAATAAGCACTATATGGCAGCCAAGCGTCTCCGGGTACGCGCAGCCGAGCAGTTATTCCCGAATTTCTTTTACAGGAGCCAGGTCTCGCTTTGCAATTGCGAATCAAAGACCTAGTGGGCTTGGTTGGAGTTAGTCCAACACGATGTCTTTCTGTTCCAGAATCCTTGTATAAATGGGAGGCTGCCGCTGGTGCAGCTCTCACAGCAGATCGAAACCCGCACGTCGCTGTGTTATCAGAAGGCGTCTTAGCACCACTGGTGGTAGAGGCGCACAATGAGAGGCTTTTGTGCCAGCTTAACCCTTTTTTCATGCAATTCATGTTTGCTCAGCTCGGTGTCTGTAACACGCATATCTGTCAAGAGATCAATGTCACGCAACGCCTTGAATCCCCACCACTTCCCCGTCGATATCCTGTAGTAGATCTTATGCCCGGCGAAtaggagaagaagaatcaAAGAGCACAGGTAGTTCTGGAAGAAGTTCTCTGTGCGGGTACTAGGGCTGCTCCAGCCGCCAACCGGCCATAGTGAAACATAAAATTGGGCAACCAGAATTAGCACGTTAATAGTCGCTGAATACACAGAGCCATAGACCCCCACGGCACTCACAAACTCCAGCTCGTCCAAAGAAACTCCTTGTGCTTTCATGGCCATTCTGAAGCGGATATGGGAAACATTGATGCTGAGCCAGACAACGCAAGTGGCCAGGCCTGCAATGGCCATCAGCCAGGTGAAAACGTCGTCGGAAGAGCTGGATTTGACAAGGAACGCTAGTAAGCCAAAGGCGAGGTTGGTCAAAATACCTACGAGCGGTCTGCCTGCTCTATCGATGTATCCGAAAATGCGAGGGATCAATCCCTGATGCGCCATGGAGCAGAGTGTCCGACTTGAGGCGAAAATACATGAATTTCCGACGCTCAATAGACTCACCAAGATAACTGCATTCACGACAGAAGGCAGCGCCTTTATTCCGTGCAAACGAATCGCAATAACAAAGGGTGAGTTGTCCACCGAGGAGCCTCCCATTAAATTCTCATTTGTGTATGGAACGAGGAAGCCCACAAGCGTTAAGGacaccaaaaagaagaatactATTCTCCAGAACACCTGTTTGATGGCGCTGGGTAGCTCTTTGGGGTCTGTCTCGCCTGAGGCAAGACACGCCATTTCCGTACCACCTAAGGAGTACGATGCTATAACGAATACGGCAGCGACACCTTTGAATCCATTGGCTAGGGGACCTGGGTCACTCCAGTACTTTGCGCCGACGAATTCGTGTTTAGGGCCCCCGCCACAGATGAGTACCACGCACAGAATGATGAAGCCAATAATTGTAAGCACCTTGATAAGAGAGAAGATGAACTCAGCCTCTCCAAAGCCTCTTACACCGAGCAGGTTAACCAAAGCAATAAACGCGTAGAAGATGGCAACCCATGCAACAGGTGGCACAGAAGACCCCCAGTATTCTACTGTCATTGCAGCAGCTATGATTTCGAGCGGCAACACGAAACACCACTGCAGAACGTAGATCAGCACCACCACAAAGCTTATGCTGGGTTCCAAAAACCGCGTTCCGTAGTCTGCGAACGCACCCACTACTGGAAACCGCACCGTGATCTCGCCCAGCCCGTGAATCGTGCCAACCATCTGCGTCCCGGCGACTGTCCATCCTATGATCAGCGCTAGAGGGCCTCCCACAGCGAGAGCTTTGCCACTCCCAATAAACAGGCCGGTCCCTATGCTGCCGCCAATTGCTATCATGATCAAATGCCTTGCCTTCagcgactttttcaagttgtcAGAATGGAATGAACCATCCAAAGGCGGCTTGAAAGAGTCCACCATTCGCTGTATTATGTTTCGCTTGGTACCCCGGTGGTTCACCACCGTAGACGGGGTGCTGGTCTTTTCGCTGCCATCGCCTATTTTAATCTCTTGGCCGGTGACGCACGTTTCTACATAGCTCTCGATGTCCTTGTCGTGAAACCTAGAGGGCGGTACCTCTTGCATCACTGCTCCCGAGTATGGTTACAAAAAATCACTAGGCTATTCTACGTAGCTTGTCAAAACATCATGGTCTCGAAATCCGTTGTTTTACTACTTATGAATTCATAGTCATCGCCAACTAGGCCCTACGCCAGAATTCGCTGAAGGTCTTATGAAAAGCAGGCGCtgacgaagaaaaagaaactcaaaaaagtgGGACCCGCACAAGTCAAGGTGCCGTTTATAATTCTTAGTGCCGTTTAGTAGAGCCCCAAAGCCTTACAATCAAACGTGGGCTAATGATTTCTAAGAATGGCTAGGACCCCATGATGGGCCGTGAAGTTTCGACGGAGATTTGGCCAGTGCTCGTGACGATCGCAAAGAGCACGAGACATGCTTGTATGCTTGTGGCctttgattttggaagTACTTGTTGGCGAGGATATTACATAATACAAAGAGCAATGTTATTCTGCGCCCATCTCATGAAATGAGGTACTCATAACGTGCAGATCAAGCCTTGTAGCTGGTTTTCTTGTCATGTGCTGTGAAGCGAGCTAGTTATGGAGTATCACTCACAATGTACGCCATTGTGAGAGGTGAGTTACTTGCATTGGCTTGAAAATCAGACTCCGCTAGAACTTCAACACGAGGACCAATAACATCCAGGTACTACACGctgttcaaaagcttcttgtagCATGTTTGTCGACATAGCAAGGAACTAGAGATAAGCACGTGCCGTTGTCGGCCATAAAGCCTTCTGTCTACGCGGTGTGACAAAACCCTCGTGCTGCTCAGTAGCGTTTTCAACGTATTCGAAGCTGCGACGCAGTTGCGTCAAGCGCGCAGACACATAAAATCTCTTGAGAGTAAGAAGTATCCTTATTCACCACTTGCTCAAAGATGTAGAAGTCTATATGAAGTTTGTGAAGCTATTGTTGGTTAGCCTCGGACGGCTGGCGTTGTCCTTCAATGAAAATCTATATATACAGTCCCTTCGGGAGAAGTTCGCAATCTCCGAAAGAAATGAGTCCTTCATTCCGGAggcctttttcttgcaaaACGCAGAGACGTCGGCCTTTCGAGACTTCGAAGAACCTTCGCTATTTGTAGGGAAGTTCACAGCCGCTAGCGTTGATGAACTCGTCAAGACGATCTGCTCCAAGTTTCCTGAGCTTCGACCAGAAGAAGTCGTACCAAGAAGTTACAGACATGTTGACTTCTATATGTTGGTATCTGTCGCGGAGACGCCAGCGCCCGTCGAACAGTGAGTCCCTTGTTATGGGGCTGTTCAAACACCGACTGGGACATATTAGTCCATGTTAATCACGTGCAGAAGCACAAATTTTTAGACATGAAAATGGTCAACACGATCTTAGTGCTTAAACTCGTCTTCAACCAACCGCTAACTCCAAACAGCACGCAATGGCTATACAGAGGAAGCGCTTATCGGACGGACTTACAGTTACCcagaaagtttttgttAGATCTCGCGGCGGAGGTGCCACGAAGATAGTTAGAGAACACTATCTGAGAACCGATATCCCATGCCTCTCTAAGGCTTGCAAAAAGTGTGTTGAAATCGCTGTTCCGGGTCCTGATAATGAGCTA
Encoded proteins:
- a CDS encoding KLTH0H13376p (similar to uniprot|P23585 Saccharomyces cerevisiae YMR011W HXT2 High-affinity glucose transporter of the major facilitator superfamily expression is induced by low levels of glucose and repressed by high levels of glucose), encoding MAGDYLGCEIEESYEIGRSRRGSVPIPSNSKEVGKVESFKTETRESLGLRDQNWDVILACYGISFTGFFFGYDTGTVGGITNMQPWLRRFGHFDASSGEYHMSTALIGLVVSAFHIGCITGGFTIARLADYIGRRAPIAIGCAVYMLGLAIQMSAGQGKWYQYMIGRMVTGLTVGANAVLTPMLLSEIAPPGIRGAIVNFYQINITHGILIGYVVDFATKNHYKDDKMWRLPLIGGFVFSVIILPMLASAPESPRFLIKRGRFDDARKVFARLRGINLKQVEGNMANSQQAQILDVINEELQYLKENYHYQEQRQRNTSFWQLFSKRFLKRTLSGMCIMAFQQMSGIDYFLYYGTKLFKSVGIEDSYKTSIILGAINASMTYVSMFVADNLGRKKGLFLGSLCCFVCLFTFSTVGVTTIDNASDPNYKLSGYIMIVFTCLFIVFFCCSWSAIAPVLVSEIFTLEIKSQAMALSQAFNWGANFFIALCTPIITARIGYAFGYVFTGFMFIAVPFVYFFIPETKGLTLEEIDDYYEKENLCE
- the TAT2 gene encoding aromatic amino acid transmembrane transporter TAT2 (similar to uniprot|P38967 Saccharomyces cerevisiae YOL020W TAT2 Tryptophan permease high affinity) produces the protein MQEVPPSRFHDKDIESYVETCVTGQEIKIGDGSEKTSTPSTVVNHRGTKRNIIQRMVDSFKPPLDGSFHSDNLKKSLKARHLIMIAIGGSIGTGLFIGSGKALAVGGPLALIIGWTVAGTQMVGTIHGLGEITVRFPVVGAFADYGTRFLEPSISFVVVLIYVLQWCFVLPLEIIAAAMTVEYWGSSVPPVAWVAIFYAFIALVNLLGVRGFGEAEFIFSLIKVLTIIGFIILCVVLICGGGPKHEFVGAKYWSDPGPLANGFKGVAAVFVIASYSLGGTEMACLASGETDPKELPSAIKQVFWRIVFFFLVSLTLVGFLVPYTNENLMGGSSVDNSPFVIAIRLHGIKALPSVVNAVILVSLLSVGNSCIFASSRTLCSMAHQGLIPRIFGYIDRAGRPLVGILTNLAFGLLAFLVKSSSSDDVFTWLMAIAGLATCVVWLSINVSHIRFRMAMKAQGVSLDELEFVSAVGVYGSVYSATINVLILVAQFYVSLWPVGGWSSPSTRTENFFQNYLCSLILLLLFAGHKIYYRISTGKWWGFKALRDIDLLTDMRVTDTELSKHELHEKRVKLAQKPLIVRLYHQWC